Below is a genomic region from Staphylococcus carnosus.
CCCATTCAACTCGGGGATACAGATCGTGAATTAAACCAAGAGGTCTTCCCTGCTATGAAATCAGTAGAAGGACATACATTAATGATTACAGATGGTACATCATTACTCGGTGCTGATGATAAAGCAGGTGTTGCTGAAATTATGACAGCATTAACTTACTTAGTTGAACATCCTGAAGTGAAGCATGGTCGTATCCGTGTTGCCTTCACACCTGATGAAGAAATCGGTCGCGGCCCTCATAAATTTGATGTTAAACGTTTTGATGCTGATTTTGCTTATACAATGGACGGCAGCCAGTATGGCGAATTACAATTTGAAAGTTTCAATGCTGCTGAAGCAACTATCACTTGTCATGGTGTCAATGTCCATCCGGGCTCCGCTAAAGATGTAATGGTAAATGCCATTAAATTAGGAGAACGTTTTGACAGTATGCTTCCTGAAGATGAAGTACCTGAAAAAACAGAAGGCTATGAAGGCTTCTTCCATCTTATGAACTTTAACGGTACAACAGAAAAAGCACAATTAAAATATATTATTCGTGATCATGACCGCGAACGTTTTGAAGCACGTAAAGCTTGCTTGTTAGAAATTCGCGATCAAATCAATACAGTCTATAATAATGATCCTGTTGAAGTTGATATGTATGACCAATATCATAATATGGCAGAAAAAATTAACGAAGTACCTGAAGTGATTGAAGTACCAAAACGTGTCTTCAAAAAATTAGGTATCGAGCCGAATACCGAGCCTATTCGTGGTGGTACAGACGGGTCTCAATTATCATTCATGGGCTTACCAACGCCTAACATCTTTACAGGCTGCGATAATTTCCATGGGCCTTTCGAATATGCTTCTATCGACGTAATGGAACGTGCAGTAGAAGTTATTTTAGGAATAGCTGAAGAAATTGCACAGCCAACTGATAAATAATTCAATATAACAAAAAGGCGGAAACACATAGTTAAGTGTTTCCGTCTTTTTACTGTACTCAGTTAATTATGATTTCTTATCCACATCAAATTGTGCTTTCAACAATTTAAGCGCTTGTACTGCATAAAATCGAATTTGAATACCTGCTTTGAAGCTTGTATAATGTTCAGGCATCTCCATAAACAAATTAAACATACCTGTCACACCTAAAGCTTCATAACGGTCAAATTTATCATTTGTCGCATTAATCGCAATACACGGTTTATGATATTTCGTTGCTAATTCTGCAATACGTAATGTTGTCGTTTCAAGTAAATGATCCGCTTCATTTATCCCTTCACCGAACATCACCAAATCAGCTTGTTCAATCAAATCTTCCAAATGTGTAATTTGGTCCACAAGATTATGACTCGTTAAAATTTCCGCATCATAAAGTGCTGCAAATATAGCTGCTACGCCGCCTCCAGCGCCGCCGCGTTCTACTGTGCTTGTGACTAGGTGTGCTTCGTTTTTCAAAATTTCACTGAAATACCATACAAGATTATCGATTGTTGCCGCTTCTTCACGCGTAATATCTAATAACGGATAAACTTGCATAATTTCACTTTGTTTGCCATACATCTTACTCGCAAAATCTGACACCAGCTGAATACGCACTTGAGCCAAACGCAGATGTAAATTAGATAAGTCAACATGACGGATATATTTTAAGACTTCAGCACCTTTTCTCGTATCAATCGGTTGACCTTCGTCATCATAATATCTTGCTCCGAGAGCTTGAAGCATACCGGCACCGCCATCAAAACTTGCAATATTCCCTAAAGAAATCACTAAATGTTCTGCATCATTATCTAATGCTTTAGAAATCAACTCACCTAATCCATAACTTGAACGCTTGCCGATTGGTTTTTCACCTTGTAAAAACAAGTCAGCTTCAATCACTGTCATACCGTTTTCAGTTTTGCCATATACAGCTTCAACTTGATTCATATCTGCATTATGTACCATTTCACGATACTTCGTACCCGATTGCCACAAGAACACAGAATCCATTAATTCATGGCGACCATTAAATAGCGGTACCTGAACAATGTCTGCATTTTCAATTTGACTTGCGACCGCTTCTTCTACATAGCGGTTGGCTTCATAACTTGAAACGATACCATTAAATTCATCCATCGCAACTAATACTCTCATCTTGTCACCTCAAATAAAGTTTCCCAATGTTTTTCATATGATTCACTATAATATTATACAGACCTTACTAAAAAAAGCCCACTCTAACGCCCGACTGATACTGCTAAAAAATAAACTCCAAGCAATAGCGGATACGATTGACACTGTTCATTAAACTTCAGACCTGCATCCATTGCTTGGAGTTGCGATTTCATATTTATACTCTTGTTATTTGTTAAGACAATGAACTTTCAATTATTCTTCAGCTTGCGCTAATGAAGAAACATTAATGTCATCATGACTCGCATGCCATTTCACTTTGCCATCTACAAAGTAGAAAGCTTGCGGTGATTCATGTTTTACCCCTGTTTCTTCTGCAATATAATTTGAAAGATTTCTTTGTTCTTGTACCACTAAATAATAGCCTGCGATATCGCGTTCATATAAAAATTTGTTGAATTGATCATATGCATTCGCAGAAATCGGGCAAGTGTTACTGTGTTTCAAAATAAATACATCTTTGTTGTCGTTGATTACCTGTTCGAACTGGTCAATCGAAGTCAGCTTTGTAGCCATTCTATTCACCTCTAAAAATATTTATCACATTAAGTGATAGTCCCTTTATTTTCATATTTCAATGTGTCTAATTATACACACTTTATATTTCAATGTTAACCGAAATACTAATATTTTTAATCCATTTTCTTAATAATTCTATTTTACATCCTGTTTCAAATGCTTCAATGCTTTATTGTATTTTTGATGATACTCACTTAAATCTTTCCCTGTTAAAGGCAATTTATTCATATCATATTGCTCTAATTTTGTACTGATATCAATCGTTTGCTGTCTTGTTTCATAGTAATTCTGCAAACTATAATACATTTCTATCGCACTTTGACGTGCTTTTGTCGTTTCATTATCAGTCACCGTAGATTGATTTAAATCTTCTATCTGTTTTGAAATCAAAGGTTCTATTTTATCTTTGATGACCACTTTAGTTTGCTTAGGATCTTCGGCATCCAGATATTTTTTAGCTACTTCTTGCAATTTTTTATTATTATCTTTCAATTTGCCTACCAATGCATCTGCACTTTTATTTTCGCCCGCTTTCTTTGCGTCTGCTACTTTAATTTCTAATTGTGCTCTTCGTTTTTCAAATAAACGCGTGTAATTCAAAATATCTTCATTCGTTTTAACAGATTGATTACAAAGTCTGATATAATCTCTATCTTTTTTCAATGCTTTTTCTTGCTGATCTACTTCTTTTAAATATTCTGTTCTTAATTGCTTCACAGCTTTCGTGTCAGCTGGAAGTGAATGTGCGGCTTCTTTATATGATTTAAAGGCTGGCATTAATTTCTTATCCATATCCTTGCTCATCTGCTCAAAATCTTCTTTATTTCTATCTGTTAAATCTGACTTGCTCAGCTCGTTCAAACGATTCAAATGTATATCATCCATTGTCTTTTTAACATGGTCTTGTTTTTTATCTACTTCAGACATTGACTGTTCGAATTGATTTAAATCAGACTGAGTTCTATTGCCGCATGCAACTAATGAAAACGTTGCACAAAGCAGCAAAAACGCCAGAAGCCATGGTTTCATGCTCGTCCACTCCTGTCTGTTTCTTTAATTTTTCTCTTTAATGTTTGAGTATGCCAGATTCCATATTATAATACCTGTATGACTTTTACAAAGGACGGTTATATATGTACACAAAGACACAACCACTCATTAGTGATGCGAACTTATTAGTAGTGTATCATAATCTTTTCGAAGACTATCATAATTTATTGTTCGGATTGTTGGATACACCTGTAAAAGCAGTACATCATATTGGAGGAACCGCACATTTTAAATATCCTACCGAACCGATTTTAGATATTTTAGTAGGTGTCAATAACTTGCACGATATTACATCTTTAGATGAGAAACGCTTAAATTATGCCGGTTTTTATCGCATTCATCATCAATATAAGAAAAAAGTAATGATGGTCAAGTTTAATAATTTGATTGATTTAAAGCAAGAAGTACGTTTACATATTCTGCAAATCGAATCTGAAATGTATGATCAATATCTTCAAATGCAGCGAGCTTTAAAGGACGATCATCAACTTGCACAACAATTCAAAACAGAAAAAGAACAACTGCATGCTTCACCATCTTCCATTCGTGATTATGAAACACAAAAAGAAACTTTATTTGAAAAGTTATCAAAACAAATTCGTGATTAATCGTTACTTTGCCTTTCGCAAATTAGCGTAATCATTGCTATAATAAGTAAATGAAAATAATTGAAAGGGAGTTCTATCCTTGCATAAAGATGACATCCTAAAGGAACTAAAAAAAGTTCTGCCAGAAGAAATTATTAAAGTAGATGAACCATTAAAACGTTATACGTATACACAAACTGGTGGTAATGCAGACTTCTATTTAAGTCCGACAACAAAT
It encodes:
- a CDS encoding glycerate kinase — translated: MRVLVAMDEFNGIVSSYEANRYVEEAVASQIENADIVQVPLFNGRHELMDSVFLWQSGTKYREMVHNADMNQVEAVYGKTENGMTVIEADLFLQGEKPIGKRSSYGLGELISKALDNDAEHLVISLGNIASFDGGAGMLQALGARYYDDEGQPIDTRKGAEVLKYIRHVDLSNLHLRLAQVRIQLVSDFASKMYGKQSEIMQVYPLLDITREEAATIDNLVWYFSEILKNEAHLVTSTVERGGAGGGVAAIFAALYDAEILTSHNLVDQITHLEDLIEQADLVMFGEGINEADHLLETTTLRIAELATKYHKPCIAINATNDKFDRYEALGVTGMFNLFMEMPEHYTSFKAGIQIRFYAVQALKLLKAQFDVDKKS
- the pepT gene encoding peptidase T → MKEELIDRLKRYAEIDTQSDPDSESTPSTEKQRDLLNLLKQELEELGLQTDIDDNGYLFATLESNIANEVPTVGFLAHVDTSHDFNASNVKPQIIENYDGKPIQLGDTDRELNQEVFPAMKSVEGHTLMITDGTSLLGADDKAGVAEIMTALTYLVEHPEVKHGRIRVAFTPDEEIGRGPHKFDVKRFDADFAYTMDGSQYGELQFESFNAAEATITCHGVNVHPGSAKDVMVNAIKLGERFDSMLPEDEVPEKTEGYEGFFHLMNFNGTTEKAQLKYIIRDHDRERFEARKACLLEIRDQINTVYNNDPVEVDMYDQYHNMAEKINEVPEVIEVPKRVFKKLGIEPNTEPIRGGTDGSQLSFMGLPTPNIFTGCDNFHGPFEYASIDVMERAVEVILGIAEEIAQPTDK
- a CDS encoding EMYY motif lipoprotein; this translates as MKPWLLAFLLLCATFSLVACGNRTQSDLNQFEQSMSEVDKKQDHVKKTMDDIHLNRLNELSKSDLTDRNKEDFEQMSKDMDKKLMPAFKSYKEAAHSLPADTKAVKQLRTEYLKEVDQQEKALKKDRDYIRLCNQSVKTNEDILNYTRLFEKRRAQLEIKVADAKKAGENKSADALVGKLKDNNKKLQEVAKKYLDAEDPKQTKVVIKDKIEPLISKQIEDLNQSTVTDNETTKARQSAIEMYYSLQNYYETRQQTIDISTKLEQYDMNKLPLTGKDLSEYHQKYNKALKHLKQDVK
- a CDS encoding GrpB family protein, encoding MYTKTQPLISDANLLVVYHNLFEDYHNLLFGLLDTPVKAVHHIGGTAHFKYPTEPILDILVGVNNLHDITSLDEKRLNYAGFYRIHHQYKKKVMMVKFNNLIDLKQEVRLHILQIESEMYDQYLQMQRALKDDHQLAQQFKTEKEQLHASPSSIRDYETQKETLFEKLSKQIRD
- the ytxJ gene encoding bacillithiol system redox-active protein YtxJ, giving the protein MATKLTSIDQFEQVINDNKDVFILKHSNTCPISANAYDQFNKFLYERDIAGYYLVVQEQRNLSNYIAEETGVKHESPQAFYFVDGKVKWHASHDDINVSSLAQAEE